In the genome of Neodiprion pinetum isolate iyNeoPine1 chromosome 2, iyNeoPine1.2, whole genome shotgun sequence, one region contains:
- the LOC124211949 gene encoding discoidin domain-containing receptor 2 yields MEAVGIFIKVLIVVACYTDEPIKYVFAQCIIPLGMEEGKIPDNAITASSSYEMKSVGPQNARIRQEKNGGAWCPKAQISSDIREYLEVDLTNNHLITWTETQGRFGNGQGQEYAETFFLEYWRDLKWYQYKTMKGDKVLRGNSNTYLVEKQKLDLPFVASRVRFVPYSQHPRTVCMRVEIYGCVWEQQITKYSAPKGETFGPNGCNVEDSSYDGIKNGNRMVDGLGQLTDGVYGEEPSTIASSFTNWVGWSNLNPVELTFEFYEVRGFENCTIHAAHIPSRNIEVFSTAYVWFSFDGKQYHQTSEKLEVNEDVKSTTRSVSISLQSRIGRFVKIELVPKAKWLLVSEVTFDSVPASRNLSDESLEQFYRACHKDNETELSDTEDSHSSYNKTIFELNTNLTPDAFPVSNSQTYIGLVSGVLTVTALLLTCTIFLMKQRGRNKVALLQKHTALLCRSPTHGITINMKDIKMPPPVIINGLSQSKLSLKSKILSVDSHSLRNDDTLGSEYEKCSVYERTYKLYSKENLGYEPHTHKSDRVSSCKSEYSDFTSDSCCDDKIVDRLVLTPFPIKRLCHTSSRTNHQIYEGYYAATDILTINNRERQSCSNLFTSLQIEDAVHPSHVSDSCNLHHVSRHRLKILDKLGEGNFGLVHLCEAKGIHSPDSNTIRNKQVVIVRSLWRGVTDSLRKHFMNDMYSLAKIRDVNIARVIALVEEEPFGAVFEYGELGDIPSFIRTHEKSSDDMPLSYGCLLNFVTQIASGMKYLESLNIPHRDLAARNCVVSKNMTIKVSDHAMYCSKYDQEYYIDDCYARVPLRWMAWEAILLRKQTCRSDVWSYAITVWEILMNCAEVPYADLTSEQVLENFSRWYHCGPTDKNQPRILPQPVPCSRDLYHMMTKCWSKRADDRPTFEEIYLFLKRLSFD; encoded by the exons ATGGAAGCCGTAGGTATATTCATAAAAGTACTCATTGTCGTGGCTTGTTACACGGACGAGCCAATTAAATATGTTTTTG CGCAATGTATCATTCCACTCGGCATGGAAGAGGGAAAGATTCCAGACAACGCGATTACCGCCTCCTCCAGTTACGAAATGAAATCCGTTGGCCCCCAAAATGCTAG AATACGCCAGGAGAAAAATGGTGGAGCTTGGTGTCCGAAAGCCCAAATTAGCAGTGACATTAGAGAATACTTGGAGGTGGATCTTACGAATAATCACCTTATCACATGGACTGAAACCCAGGGTAGATTTGGCAATGGTCAAGGGCAAGAATACGCGGAAACGTTTTTTCTGGAATATTGGCGTGACCTGAAATGGTACCAATACAAAACCATGAAAGGGGACAAG GTACTCCGTGGAAACAGCAACACGTATCTGGTAGAGAAGCAAAAATTGGATTTGCCGTTCGTTGCCAGCAGAGTTCGATTCGTTCCGTACAGTCAACATCCGCGAACGGTTTGCATGCGAGTTGAAATTTACGGATGTGTTTGGGAAC AACAAATCACTAAATATTCGGCCCCGAAAGGGGAGACTTTTGGACCCAATGGCTGCAATGTCGAAGACTCATCTTACGACGGTATTAAAAATGGTAATCGTATGGTCGATGGACTCGGACAACTGACCGATGGTGTATACGGAGAAGAGCCGAGCACCATAGCCAGCAGTTTCACAAATTGGGTTGGCTGGAGCAATTTGAACCCAGTGGAGCTGACCTTCGAGTTTTACGAAGTACGAGGATTTGAAAACTGTACCATCCACGCGGCGCATATACCGTCCCGAAATATCGAG GTCTTCTCCACTGCGTACGTTTGGTTTTCATTCGATGGCAAGCAATATCATCAAACTTCGGAAAAGCTTGAGGTCAACGAAGATGTAAAATCGACTACCAGGAGCGTATCGATATCATTACAATCCAGGATAGGACGTTTCGTTAAAATTGAACTTGTTCCAAAAGCTAAATGGCTCCTCGTGAGCGAAGTCACGTTCGATTCTG TACCGGCATCGCGGAATCTATCGGACGAATCGTTGGAACAATTTTATCGGGCGTGTCACAAGGATAATGAAACTGAACTGAGCGATACCGAAGACTCGCATTCGAGCTACAACAAgacaatttttgaattgaacACCAATTTGACACCCGACGCGTTTCCGGTCAGCAATTCTCAGACCTACATAGGACTTGTCAGCGGTGTTCTGACGGTAACTGCGCTTCTGCTGACTTGCACGATTTTTTTGATGAAGCAAAGGGGACGCAACAAAGTCGCATTGCTGCAGAAGCACACGGCCTTGTTGTGCAGATCACCGACACACGGAATAACGATCAATATGAAAGACATTAAAATGCCCCCACCTGTGATCATCAACGGCTTATCCCAGTCGAAATTGTCTCTGAAAAGTAAAATACTATCGGTTGACAGTCACAGTCTTCGGAACGACGATACTCTTGGTAGCGAATACGAGAAATGTAGTGTCTACGAAAGGACTTACAAACTTTATTCGAAGGAGAACCTCGGCTACGAACCTCACACCCACAAAAGCGATCGAGTGTCCAGTTGTAAGAGTGAATATTCGG ATTTTACAAGCGACAGTTGCTGTGACGATAAAATTGTCGATCGTTTGGTCCTTACCCCGTTTCCAATAAAAAGACTTTGCCATACTTCGTCTAGAACTAATCACCAAATTTACGAAGGTTACTACGCGGCAACGGATATtttgacg ATCAATAATAGAGAACGACAAAGTTGTTCGAATTTGTTCACATCCCTACAAATTGAGGATGCCGTACATCCGTCGCACGTTTCTGACTCTTGTAACCTCCACCATGTTTCAAGACATAGACTAAAAATCCTGGACAAACTGGGGGAGGGGAATTTTGGACTG GTTCATTTGTGCGAAGCTAAAGGTATTCATAGTCCAGATTCAAATACGATACGCAATAAACAGGTTGTGATAGTGCGATCCCTTTGGCGCGGAGTTACAGATTCATTGAG AAAACACTTTATGAACGACATGTACTCACTGGCAAAAATTCGAGATGTAAATATAGCTCGAGTAATAGCTCTTGTCGAGGAAGAACCATTCGGAGCAGTTTTTGAGTACGGCGAGCTCGGGGATATTCCTAGTTTTATCAGAACTCATGAAAAGTCAAGTGACGACATGCCGTTAAG ttacggatgtttactgaatttcgtAACTCAGATTGCCTCAGGAATGAAATACTTGGAAAGCTTGAACATTCCGCACCGTGATTTGGCTGCAAG GAATTGTGTCGTTAGCAAGAATATGACCATAAAAGTATCAGATCATGCAATGTATTGTAGCAAGTATGATCAGGAGTATTACATAGACGACTGTTACGCGAGAGTTCCACTTCGTTGGATggcgtgggaggcaattttaCTG AGAAAGCAAACTTGCAGATCCGATGTTTGGTCCTATGCAATTACGGTTTGGGAAATTCTGATGAACTGTGCGGAAGTACCTTATGCTGATTTAACGTCTGAGCAAGTGTTGGAAAACTTTAGCAGATGGTACCATTGTGGACCAACGGATAAGAATCAGCCTCGTATTCTTCCACAACCAGTTCCATGCTCAAGAGATTTGTATCACATGATGACTAAGTGTTGGAGTAAACGTGCAGATGACAGGCCAACCTTTGAAGAAATCTACCTATTTCTGAAGCGATTGAGCTTCGATTGA
- the LOC124211965 gene encoding exopolyphosphatase PRUNE1, translating to MDSFLEASKACLDNLVRYKIVRVVLGNPTCDLDSAVCALVYAFHRYNDVKDKGEDIAVIPLLNIPEKEFRLKTEVLYHFEKHSIPLELLTFRDQLSLEVLSSEKKLEITLVDHHTLSEESRGLANSVVEIIDHRPQDPAWLWPQKEIKIKIVGSCSTLIAKILIDKKSKILDPRICSFLRGPILVDTVNFSVEANRATPDDVEVIKKLEEIGFITSDREMEYKELLFAKTDISRLTPGELLIRDLKVANGIPISGLPILVESFVKLDGAFEALTEFTTEYSCSVTVVMGLDLRNDTVTRDIAIFSPTNNKLRSTIIESLKSNTEPSLNLMEEQMISTRNKYDLVLFKQGNVKASRKQILPIIRSISINCNSF from the exons ATGGATTCCTTTCTGGAAGCATCAAAAGCTTGTTTG GATAATCTAGttcggtataaaattgtcCGGGTAGTATTGGGTAATCCAACATGTGATTTGGATTCAGCAGTGTGTGCACTTGTCTATGCATTCCATCGCTACAACGATGTTAAAGACAAAGGTGAAGATATTGCTGTAATACCTTTGCTCAATATTCCGGAAAAAGAATTTCGTTTGAAAACTGAAGTTCTGTaccattttgaaaaacacagCATACCACTGGAGCTGTTGACTTTCAG AGATCAGTTGAGTCTTGAGGTTCTTAGCAgtgaaaagaaattagaaattacTTTGGTAGACCACCATACTCTCTCTGAGGAAAGTCGAGGCCTTGCTAATTCGGTTGTAGAGATTATTGATCACAGACCACAAGACCCAGCATGGTTATGGCCGCAGAAAGAGATTAAGATAAAAATAGTTGGCAGCTGTTCAACTTTGATTGCCAAGATtctgattgataaaaaatcgaaaattctggATCCTCGTATCTGCAGTTTCCTGCGAG GGCCAATCTTGGTTGACACAGTCAACTTTTCTGTCGAAGCTAACAGAGCCACTCCTGACGATGTTGAAGTTATTAAGAAACTTGAGGAGATTGGATTCATTACTTCCGACAGAGAGATGGAATACAAAGAACTCCTTTTCGCTAAAACAGACATCAGTAGGTTGACCCCCGGGGAGTTGTTGATCAGGGATCTGAAGGTTGCTAATGGTATACCGATTTCAGGCCTTCCAATCTTGGTAGAG AGTTTTGTGAAACTGGACGGTGCCTTTGAAGCACTCACTGAATTTACAACGGAATATAGCTGTTCCGTGACCGTTGTGATGGGTTTAGATCTGAGAAATGACACAGTAACGAGAGATATTGCTATATTTTCGCCGACTAATAACAAACTACGAAGTACA ATTATAGAATCGTTGAAATCTAACACAGAACCCTCGCTGAATTTAATGGAAGAACAGATGATTTCAACACGTAATAAATACGACcttgttttattcaaacagGGCAATGTAAAAGCGTCGAGGAAACAAATACTCCCGATCATCAGAAGCATATctataaattgtaattcttTCTAA
- the LOC124211918 gene encoding ubiquinone biosynthesis protein COQ4 homolog, mitochondrial → MDLLRLSQYRSAVRGLSMSGAFAEDFTRNHVQLSFLQRMVLSAGAAAISLANPYRADMIACLGETTGQSALVHCLQQMQSSTEGRRILDQRPRINSSTIDLASLKRLPNGTLGKSYYNFLETNEVTPDSRMAVKFVDDIELAYVMQRYREVHDIYHTALSMPTTMLGEVAVKWVEAVQTRLPMCTSGAIFGAMRLRPKSRKMYTDHYLPWALRTGSQSQFLLGVYFEERWEQPLTEFYKEMNIVPLVI, encoded by the exons ATGGATTTGTTGCGATTATCTCAAT ACAGATCAGCAGTACGAGGGCTGTCGATGAGCGGTGCCTTTGCAGAGGATTTCACGAGGAACCATGTGCAGTTATCATTTCTGCAACGCATGGTACTATCGGCAGGTGCTGCAGCCATATCTTTGGCGAACCCTTATCGTGCTGACATGATAGCTTGCCTTGGCGAGACAACAGGACAGAGTGCACTCGTCCATTGCCTACAACAGATGCAGTCTTCCACAGAAGGCAGACGCATTCTAGATCAAAGACCTCGCATAAATTCATCTACCATTGATCTTGCATCGCTCAAGCGTTTGCCTAATGGAACCCTTGGAAAGTCGTACTATAATTTTTTGGAAACTAAC GAAGTGACTCCAGATTCCAGGATGGCTGTAAAATTTGTTGATGATATTGAACTTGCATATGTGATGCAAAGGTATCGAGAGGTGCACGACATTTATCACACAGCATTGTCAATGCCAACTACTATGCTTGGCGAAGTTGCTGTGAAATGGGTAGAAGCTGTGCAAACACGTCTTCCGATGTGCACATCAGGAGCAATATTTGGAGCGATGCGTCTCCGTCCGAA GTCGAGGAAAATGTACACTGACCATTATCTGCCTTGGGCGTTGAGAACAGGCTCACAATCTCAATTTCTGCTTGGTGTTTATTTTGAGGAACGTTGGGAGCAGCCTCTTACAGAGTTTTACAAGGAGATGAATATTGTTCCACTCGTCATCTGA
- the LOC124211917 gene encoding UDP-sugar transporter UST74c, with protein sequence MAGFVSTMISNQHNTVFLRIGSAFFYGIASLMITIVNKTVLTSYSFPSFQVLGIGQMLTTIIVLYIAKKLRYVDFPDLEVSTFKKIWPLPIIFIGNMIFGLGGTKQLSLPMFTALRRFSILMTMIAEYYILGVKPRASVQISVYTMVLGAILAASNDLAFNLEGYIFILLNDFFTAANGVCMKKKLESKELGKYGLMYYNSLFMVLPASAIASWSGDIKHVMEFQYWTNTIFLIHFMSSCVMGFILSYSVILCTLHNSALTTTIIGCLKNISVTYLGMIIGGDYIFSWLNFVGLNLSVVGSLIYTWVTFRRQEPTEVKYTSLRTVEEGKTQIV encoded by the coding sequence ATGGCAGGATTTGTGAGTACAATGATTTCGAACCAGCACAACACCGTATTCCTGCGGATAGGTTCAGCATTTTTCTACGGTATAGCTTCGTTAATGATAACTATAGTTAACAAGACGGTGCTAACATCCTACAGTTTTCCATCGTTCCAAGTACTGGGTATCGGACAAATGTTGACCACTATAATTGTCCTGTACATCGCAAAGAAATTGCGCTACGTTGATTTTCCCGACCTAGAAGTTTCAACGTTCAAGAAGATTTGGCCACTGCCAATAATCTTCATAGGAAATATGATATTTGGATTAGGCGGAACTAAGCAATTGAGTCTTCCTATGTTCACCGCCTTAAGACGTTTCAGTATTCTCATGACAATGATTGCTGAATATTACATACTGGGAGTAAAACCACGAGCTTCTGTCCAAATCAGTGTATATACGATGGTCCTCGGCGCAATATTGGCTGCTTCAAATGACCTTGCGTTCAATCTTGAGGGATACATCTTCATATTGCTCAATGACTTTTTTACCGCTGCAAACGGagtttgtatgaaaaaaaaacttgaatccAAAGAACTTGGAAAATATGGCCTCATGTACTACAATTCTTTGTTCATGGTTCTACCTGCATCAGCAATCGCTTCATGGTCAGGCGATATTAAGCATGTTATGGAATTCCAATATTGGACTAACACGATATTTTTGATACACTTTATGTCGTCCTGTGTAATGGGATTTATATTATCGTACAGCGTTATTTTATGCACGCTCCACAACTCCGCACTAACAACAACAATTATTGGCTGTCTTAAAAATATATCCGTCACTTATCTTGGTATGATTATTGGCGGTGACTATATATTCTCTTGGCTCAACTTTGTTGGACTAAATTTAAGTGTAGTTGGTAGTTTAATTTATACGTGGGTTACGTTCAGGAGGCAAGAACCAACGGAAGTCAAATATACTTCTTTACGAACTGTTGAAGAAGGTAAAACCCAAATTGTGTAA